The genomic DNA CGGTCTTGCTGCGTTCTGCGAGCCCGAGTCGCCTGTGAACGGAGCCGTCGGGCTCGGGCTGTCCGGGGCGGTGACGGCGGCCGACATCGTCGCGGTCGAGGCGTTCTACCGCGAGCGCGGTGAGCGGCCGCTCATCGCGGTCGCGCCGCTGGCGGACCCGACGCTAACGGCGCTGCTCGGCGAGGCGGGCTGGGTGCCGAGCGCCTACGAGAACGTTCTCGTTCGCGAGATCGACCCCGCCGAGGAGTTCGCTCCCGCTGCGTCCGACATCGAGATCCGCATCGCCACCTCGCCTGAGGATCGCGACCTGTGGGCCGCGCTCGTGGGGAACGGCTTCTCGGCACCCGACGACCCGACCGAGACCGAGCTTCGCACGGGCCTTGCTGCCGCACACACTCCCGGCGTCGTCCTCATGCTCGCCTTCGTGGACGGCGAGCCCGCCGGCACAGGCGAGCTGCAGGTCGCCGATCGCATCGGCTGGCTGACTGCGGACACCACGCTCCCGCAGTTCCGGCGCCGAGGCGTGCAGGGCGCGCTCCAGCGCGCGCGGCTCGCGTACGCTCGTGATGCGGGGGCAACCCTCGCACTGACCGAGACGATGCCGGGCACGGCGAGCCAGCGCAACATGGAACGGCTCGGATTCCGTATCGTGTACACGCGCATCGAAGCACTCGCGCCGCTCGCCCCCACCGAAGGGACGTCAGATTGATGCTCGCACCCACAGACACGACAATCGCATTCATCGGCACCGGCGTCATGGGGCTGTCGATGGCAGGGCATCTCATGGACGCCGGGTATCATCTCGTCGTCTTCAACCGAACCGCCGAGAGGACGGCGTCACTCGTCGCACGAGGAGCCGTGCCCGCTGCCTCGCCCGGGGATGCTGCAGCTCAGGCTGACGTCGTGATCACGATGGTGGGCTACCCGAGCGACGTGGAGGAGGTCTACCTCTCACCCGAAGGTGTGATCGAGGCCGCGCGAGACGGGGCTCTGCTGATCGACATGACGACTTCGTCGCCTGCGCTCGCCGTACGCGTTGCTGAAGCCGCAGCCGCACGCGGTCTGGCCGCGCTCGATGCGCCGGTCTCGGGTGGTGACATCGGGGCGCGCAACGCGACGCTCACGATCATGGTCGGCGGCGATGAGGCGGCGTTCGCTCGCGTGGAGCCACTGCTGCGGGTCATGGGCGCCAACGTCGTGCTGCAGGGCGGCCCCGGCTCCGGGCAGCACACGAAGATGGCGAACCAAGTCGCCATCGCCGGCTCCATGCTCGCCACCGTCGAGTCGCTGGCATACGCGAAGGCTGCGGGCCTCGACCCTGCCAGAGTCCTCGAGTCAATCGGCGCGGGCTCTGCTGCGAGCTGGTCGCTCGCCAACCTCGCGCCGCGCATCCTGGGCGGCGATTTCGCTCCGGGATTCTTCGTCAAGCACTTCGTCAAGGACATGCGCATCGCCCTGTCATCCGCCGAGGAACTCGGAATCGAGCTCCCGGGGCTTGCGACCGCCAAACGCCTCTACGAGCTACTCGAAGCTGAGGGCGGCGCCGATCTGGGGACGCAGGCGCTCTGGCTGCTCTACACCGATGCTGCGACTCGCGAGCGGGCCGGTGTTGCTGCCGACGCCTCCGCCCGAAGCGCCTAGGCGCCGTCGATGGATACGGCGCGAATAGTCGTCTGGGCGCTGGCCGGAGCTGCGGTCGGGTTCGCGCTCGGATTCGGCCTGGGTCGGCTCGCGCGGGGGAGCGGACGGCTCTTTGCGGCGCTCAACGCACTGGTGGTGATCGCGGGTATGGCAGCCAACTTCCTCGGGCTGCTGCGCGGTATGCCCTGGCTCGCGTACGGCGCGCTCGGCATCATGGGTGGAGGCCTGACCGGTGTTCGCTACGGCTTCACCGGTGGCGTGACCATGGTTGACGATCGAGATGCCCGAGCCGAGGCGCAGCCCGGGGAGCCGCCGACCGAGACCGGTGACGACCTGCGCGAACCGTAGAGCGCGCCGGCCCTACTCGATACCCAGCAGTTCCTTGAGCTTCTCAGGCTTGAAGTCCACGCAGACGCCCTCGCCGATCTCGAACGTGGGAGTGTGTAGCCGGCCCTCGTTGTGATC from Coriobacteriia bacterium includes the following:
- a CDS encoding N-acetyltransferase codes for the protein MSHHADLALARRIEHLGTSSQRAIVATYRERYPQFDASVLEVAGGLAAFCEPESPVNGAVGLGLSGAVTAADIVAVEAFYRERGERPLIAVAPLADPTLTALLGEAGWVPSAYENVLVREIDPAEEFAPAASDIEIRIATSPEDRDLWAALVGNGFSAPDDPTETELRTGLAAAHTPGVVLMLAFVDGEPAGTGELQVADRIGWLTADTTLPQFRRRGVQGALQRARLAYARDAGATLALTETMPGTASQRNMERLGFRIVYTRIEALAPLAPTEGTSD
- a CDS encoding NAD(P)-dependent oxidoreductase, with translation MLAPTDTTIAFIGTGVMGLSMAGHLMDAGYHLVVFNRTAERTASLVARGAVPAASPGDAAAQADVVITMVGYPSDVEEVYLSPEGVIEAARDGALLIDMTTSSPALAVRVAEAAAARGLAALDAPVSGGDIGARNATLTIMVGGDEAAFARVEPLLRVMGANVVLQGGPGSGQHTKMANQVAIAGSMLATVESLAYAKAAGLDPARVLESIGAGSAASWSLANLAPRILGGDFAPGFFVKHFVKDMRIALSSAEELGIELPGLATAKRLYELLEAEGGADLGTQALWLLYTDAATRERAGVAADASARSA